The Exiguobacterium aurantiacum DSM 6208 genome includes a window with the following:
- the thrS gene encoding threonine--tRNA ligase: MIHLTFPDGAVKEFEAGITAEEVAGSISPGLRKKAIAAKIDGELIDYRRPINQDGRIELVMPDSEDGLDLMRHSSAHLMAQAIKRLYGEEGSIYLGIGPTIENGFYYDIEMDRRINEEDLPEIEKMMKRIVDENLDITREVVSRDEALARYKELGDPLKIELLEDIPADETLTMYHQGEFFDLCRGPHVSSTSKLKVFKLMSVAGAYWRGDSNNKMLQRIYGTAWATKEQLAEHLRLLEEAKERDHRKLGKELDLFFVSQEVGQGLPMWLPKGASIRRTVERYIVDKELELGYQHVYTPVLGSVDLYKTSGHWDHYQDDMFPKMEMDNEELVLRPMNCPHHMTIYKHEPRSYRELPLRIAELGGMHRYEMSGALTGLQRVRYMVLNDGHTFVTPEQMKQEFKDIVHLIQEVYADFGIKDYRFRLSYRDPADKEKYFDNDAIWETAQRQLKETMDELGLPYFEADGEAAFYGPKLDVQVRTALGKEETLSTVQLDFLLPERFDLTYTGPDGKDHRPIVLHRGVVSTMERFVAYLIEEYKGAFPTWLAPVQVKLIPVSHVHDEYVAEVKAELVKRGVRVETDLRDEKLGYKIREAQMKKIPMTLVLGDKERDERAVNIRRYGQQEQVSASLDEFITSLTEEIANRSR; the protein is encoded by the coding sequence ATGATTCATTTAACATTTCCAGATGGCGCCGTCAAAGAGTTCGAGGCGGGGATCACAGCAGAAGAAGTGGCGGGTTCGATCAGCCCAGGACTTCGTAAAAAGGCGATCGCCGCCAAAATTGACGGTGAACTGATTGACTATCGCCGTCCAATCAATCAAGACGGCCGTATCGAGCTCGTCATGCCTGACTCGGAAGACGGACTCGATTTGATGCGTCACTCGTCAGCGCACTTGATGGCACAAGCGATCAAGCGTCTTTACGGTGAAGAAGGCTCGATTTATCTCGGGATCGGCCCGACGATCGAGAACGGATTCTATTATGATATCGAGATGGACCGTCGCATCAACGAGGAAGACCTTCCAGAAATCGAGAAGATGATGAAGCGTATCGTCGACGAGAACCTCGACATCACACGTGAAGTCGTGTCACGTGACGAGGCGCTCGCCCGTTATAAAGAACTCGGGGACCCGCTCAAAATCGAATTGCTCGAAGACATTCCGGCCGATGAGACGCTCACGATGTATCATCAAGGTGAATTTTTCGACCTTTGCCGTGGACCACACGTTTCATCGACGTCGAAATTGAAAGTGTTCAAATTGATGAGTGTCGCCGGTGCCTACTGGCGTGGCGATTCAAATAACAAAATGCTCCAACGTATTTACGGGACGGCGTGGGCGACGAAAGAACAGCTCGCGGAACATTTGCGTCTTTTAGAAGAAGCGAAAGAGCGTGATCACCGTAAACTCGGAAAAGAGCTCGATCTCTTCTTCGTCTCACAAGAAGTCGGTCAAGGCTTGCCGATGTGGCTCCCGAAAGGTGCGTCGATCCGCCGCACGGTCGAACGTTATATCGTCGACAAAGAGCTCGAACTCGGCTACCAGCATGTGTATACGCCGGTTCTCGGCTCGGTCGACCTGTATAAGACGTCTGGACACTGGGACCACTATCAAGACGACATGTTCCCGAAAATGGAGATGGACAATGAGGAACTCGTTCTCCGACCGATGAACTGCCCACACCATATGACGATTTACAAGCACGAGCCGCGCTCGTACCGTGAGTTGCCGCTTCGTATCGCTGAACTCGGCGGTATGCACCGTTACGAGATGTCTGGAGCGCTCACAGGCCTTCAACGCGTCCGTTACATGGTATTAAACGATGGACATACGTTCGTCACACCGGAACAGATGAAGCAAGAGTTCAAAGACATCGTTCATTTGATCCAAGAAGTATACGCCGACTTCGGCATTAAAGACTATCGCTTCCGCTTGTCGTATCGTGACCCGGCCGACAAAGAGAAGTACTTCGACAACGACGCGATCTGGGAGACGGCCCAACGTCAGTTGAAAGAGACGATGGACGAGCTCGGTCTCCCGTATTTCGAGGCAGACGGAGAAGCGGCGTTCTACGGACCGAAGCTTGATGTCCAAGTCCGCACGGCGCTCGGCAAAGAAGAGACGCTCTCGACCGTTCAACTCGACTTCTTGCTCCCAGAACGTTTCGACTTGACGTACACAGGTCCGGACGGCAAAGATCACCGCCCGATCGTGTTGCACCGCGGTGTCGTCTCGACGATGGAACGGTTCGTCGCGTACTTGATCGAAGAGTACAAGGGCGCCTTCCCGACATGGCTCGCACCGGTCCAAGTGAAGTTGATCCCGGTGTCGCACGTCCATGACGAGTATGTCGCAGAAGTGAAAGCGGAGCTCGTCAAACGTGGCGTCCGCGTCGAGACGGATCTTCGCGACGAGAAACTCGGCTATAAGATTCGTGAGGCACAGATGAAGAAAATCCCGATGACGCTCGTGCTCGGCGACAAAGAGCGCGACGAGCGGGCGGTCAACATCCGCCGTTACGGCCAACAAGAACAAGTGTCGGCTTCACTCGACGAATTTATCACGTCGTTGACGGAAGAAATCGCCAATCGTTCACGTTAA
- a CDS encoding DUF1002 domain-containing protein — protein MKPFVALTIGSVVATSMIPKVNAEAIVDDTIVTLGESLSSNQQQWVLDRVEAPAGIDPIIATVADEEKYLGDAVPQAQRGGGMYSSARIKLMEEGTGLNIKTENVTWVTEDMYANALVTAGVTDADIYITSPIRVTGTSALTGIMKAYDVTASETGIELSEERKVLAQEELAVTSEIGKTVGQDDVAGLMNEIKAAIANEKPETNIEIRDIVIQVLNQNNVQLSDTQLNRLTGLFENMQQANLDWGSISDGLKGAGQNVQSFLEQEEVKGFFARLFAALSNFFKSLTN, from the coding sequence ATGAAACCATTCGTAGCGCTGACAATCGGTTCGGTCGTCGCGACGAGCATGATACCAAAAGTAAACGCAGAAGCCATCGTGGACGATACAATCGTCACGCTCGGGGAGTCGCTCTCCTCGAACCAGCAACAGTGGGTGCTCGACCGCGTCGAGGCACCGGCCGGCATCGATCCGATTATCGCGACCGTGGCCGACGAAGAAAAATATTTAGGAGACGCGGTTCCACAAGCCCAGCGTGGGGGTGGGATGTACTCGTCGGCCCGCATCAAATTGATGGAGGAAGGCACAGGGTTGAACATTAAGACGGAGAACGTCACGTGGGTGACGGAAGATATGTATGCGAATGCACTCGTCACGGCCGGTGTGACCGACGCAGACATCTACATCACGTCACCGATTCGCGTGACCGGCACGTCCGCTCTCACAGGCATCATGAAGGCGTATGACGTCACCGCCAGTGAGACGGGCATCGAATTGAGTGAAGAGCGGAAAGTGCTCGCCCAAGAAGAACTCGCCGTCACGTCAGAAATCGGGAAAACGGTCGGCCAAGACGATGTCGCGGGTCTTATGAACGAGATCAAAGCGGCGATCGCCAACGAAAAACCAGAGACGAACATCGAGATTCGCGATATCGTCATTCAAGTGCTCAATCAAAACAACGTCCAGCTGTCAGACACGCAACTGAACCGTTTGACAGGTCTGTTCGAGAACATGCAACAAGCGAACCTCGATTGGGGATCGATCAGTGACGGGTTGAAAGGGGCCGGACAAAACGTCCAATCTTTCCTCGAACAAGAAGAAGTCAAAGGGTTCTTCGCCCGATTGTTCGCGGCGCTCAGTAACTTCTTCAAATCGTTGACGAATTAA
- the infC gene encoding translation initiation factor IF-3 encodes MEVLTISKELFINENIRAREVRLIGADGAQLGVQSRSEALRLAEEAELDLVLVADKANPPVAKIMDYGKYRFELQKKEKEARKNQKVIQLKEVRLSPTIEENDFQTKLRNARKFLENGNKVKASIRFRGRAITHSEIGRRVMEKLAAECADLATVEQKPKMEGRSMFLVLAPKKED; translated from the coding sequence ATGGAGGTGCTAACCATTAGCAAAGAGCTCTTTATCAACGAAAACATTCGTGCCCGTGAAGTTCGCTTAATTGGAGCGGACGGTGCACAACTCGGTGTGCAATCGCGCAGTGAAGCATTACGCTTGGCTGAAGAGGCTGAACTCGACTTAGTCTTGGTCGCCGACAAAGCAAACCCACCGGTCGCTAAAATCATGGACTATGGTAAATACCGTTTCGAACTCCAGAAAAAGGAGAAAGAAGCGCGTAAAAACCAAAAGGTCATCCAATTGAAAGAAGTACGCCTCAGCCCGACAATCGAGGAAAATGATTTCCAGACGAAATTGCGTAACGCTCGCAAATTCCTTGAAAATGGAAACAAAGTGAAGGCGTCGATCCGTTTCCGCGGACGTGCCATCACACACTCGGAAATCGGCAGACGCGTTATGGAAAAATTGGCGGCGGAATGTGCCGACTTGGCAACAGTTGAACAAAAGCCGAAGATGGAAGGACGCAGCATGTTCTTAGTGCTGGCTCCGAAGAAAGAAGATTAA
- the rpmI gene encoding 50S ribosomal protein L35 produces MPKMKSHRGASKRFKRTASGKLKRSHAYTSHLFGNKSTKAKRKLRKGAIVSAGDFKRIRNMIAK; encoded by the coding sequence ATGCCGAAAATGAAATCGCACCGTGGTGCTTCAAAACGTTTCAAACGTACTGCATCAGGTAAACTCAAGCGTTCACACGCTTACACAAGTCACTTGTTTGGTAACAAATCGACAAAAGCGAAACGTAAGCTCCGTAAAGGTGCTATCGTATCAGCTGGAGACTTCAAACGCATTCGCAACATGATCGCGAAGTAA
- the rplT gene encoding 50S ribosomal protein L20 — protein MPRVKGGYTTRQRRKKQIKLAKGYYGAKHILFKVAKQQVMKSLMYAYRDRRQKKRDFRRLWITRINAAARTNGLSYSRMMHGLKLAGIDINRKMLAELAVTDAQAFASLADTAKSKLNA, from the coding sequence ATGCCACGCGTAAAAGGCGGTTATACGACTCGTCAACGTCGTAAAAAGCAAATCAAATTGGCCAAAGGTTATTATGGCGCAAAACATATTCTATTTAAAGTAGCAAAACAACAGGTCATGAAGTCACTCATGTACGCATACCGTGACCGTCGTCAAAAGAAACGTGATTTCCGTCGTCTTTGGATCACACGTATCAATGCGGCAGCACGCACAAACGGCCTCTCATACAGCCGTATGATGCACGGCCTCAAGCTTGCAGGGATCGACATCAACCGTAAGATGCTTGCTGAGCTTGCTGTGACGGATGCACAAGCGTTCGCGTCACTCGCTGACACAGCTAAATCAAAATTGAACGCTTAA
- a CDS encoding dUTP diphosphatase, with amino-acid sequence MNWTTLFDQQRRLDERIKEEHQLSGNQFDERLLALHVELGELANETRSFKFWSTKGPSPQDVILEEYVDGMHFLLSLGLALGYERESFPAGSSYLDATDAFLDVFRKVTNFGLSKTEAMYETLMAAYLELGYTLGFNEELIMMAYMSKNQVNHERQDQGY; translated from the coding sequence GTGAACTGGACAACATTATTTGATCAGCAGCGTCGTTTGGATGAGCGGATCAAAGAAGAACATCAACTATCCGGGAACCAATTCGATGAGCGCTTGCTCGCGTTACACGTCGAACTTGGGGAACTCGCCAATGAGACCCGTAGTTTTAAATTTTGGTCGACGAAAGGCCCGTCGCCTCAAGACGTGATCTTAGAGGAGTATGTTGACGGCATGCACTTTTTACTGTCACTCGGCCTCGCCCTCGGTTATGAACGGGAGTCGTTCCCGGCCGGTAGCTCGTATCTTGATGCGACTGATGCTTTTTTAGACGTTTTCCGGAAAGTGACGAATTTTGGTTTGTCGAAGACGGAAGCGATGTACGAGACGCTGATGGCGGCATATCTCGAACTCGGTTATACGTTAGGGTTTAATGAAGAATTGATTATGATGGCGTATATGTCGAAAAATCAAGTGAACCATGAGCGACAAGATCAAGGCTACTAA
- a CDS encoding M42 family metallopeptidase — MNESLHMLKRLTDATGVPGNEGEVRSLMREYLEPHVESFEQDGLGSLFGRVTGDADGPRVMIAGHMDEVGFMVTRIEEGGFLRFQALGGWWNQVLLAQRMDVVTRSGEKIPGVIGAKPPHVLPMEARKKPVEIKDMFLDIGATSKDEVAEWGIRPGDTVVPHCEFTVMKNENFLMAKAWDNRIGCAIAIEAAKRLKEETVPGVVFSGATVQEEVGLRGAVTAANLIKPDVAIAVDTGIPGDTPGMTPAEGLSKLGEGVQVIFFDATTVTNPRLIDLIVDVAKENDIKYQLDLTPGGGTDAGRFHLSGVGMPAVALTVPVRYLHTNVSIIHKADYEAAVDLVVALTKRLNHETVQWLKEG; from the coding sequence ATGAACGAATCATTACATATGTTAAAACGATTGACGGATGCGACAGGTGTCCCAGGAAACGAAGGGGAAGTCCGATCTCTCATGCGCGAATACCTCGAACCGCACGTCGAATCGTTTGAACAAGACGGACTTGGCAGCTTGTTCGGGCGTGTGACCGGAGACGCCGATGGCCCGCGTGTCATGATTGCCGGCCATATGGACGAAGTCGGCTTCATGGTGACACGAATCGAAGAAGGAGGGTTCCTTCGTTTCCAAGCACTCGGCGGTTGGTGGAACCAAGTGCTATTGGCACAACGCATGGACGTCGTGACGCGCTCGGGTGAAAAGATTCCTGGCGTGATCGGGGCGAAGCCGCCACACGTCTTGCCGATGGAAGCCCGCAAAAAACCGGTCGAGATTAAGGACATGTTCCTCGATATCGGCGCGACATCGAAAGACGAAGTCGCCGAATGGGGAATTCGCCCGGGAGATACGGTCGTCCCGCATTGTGAGTTCACGGTCATGAAAAATGAGAACTTCTTGATGGCAAAAGCATGGGACAACCGAATCGGTTGCGCCATCGCGATCGAAGCGGCGAAACGTTTGAAAGAAGAAACCGTGCCAGGTGTCGTCTTCTCCGGTGCGACCGTCCAAGAAGAGGTCGGTTTGCGCGGTGCGGTGACAGCGGCCAACTTGATCAAACCGGACGTCGCCATTGCCGTGGATACAGGCATTCCGGGAGACACGCCGGGCATGACGCCGGCTGAAGGGTTGTCTAAACTCGGAGAAGGGGTCCAAGTCATCTTCTTTGATGCGACGACGGTCACGAATCCGCGTTTAATCGATTTGATCGTTGACGTGGCGAAAGAGAATGACATCAAGTATCAATTAGACTTGACGCCGGGTGGCGGTACGGACGCTGGTCGTTTCCATCTATCAGGTGTCGGGATGCCGGCCGTGGCGCTCACGGTACCGGTCCGTTACTTGCACACGAACGTCTCGATTATTCATAAAGCGGATTATGAGGCGGCGGTCGATTTAGTCGTCGCACTCACAAAACGATTAAATCACGAAACGGTTCAATGGTTGAAAGAGGGATAA
- a CDS encoding TrmH family RNA methyltransferase, whose product MTKITSTKSETIKRLKRLMTKKGRQESGQFLVEGEHLVDEAIRAGRLVQLIMGESYSPKNSWRLDEMPVLELSDHVADLLSETEKTQGVFAVVNMSPVERKMKHVLVLDRIQDPGNLGTMIRTADAAGFDTVLLGKGTVDPYNAKAVRATQGSLFHVNVSSVDLLETLPELKSEGFHVYGTALSKAKSYDQVDFNEKVALVIGNEAQGVHADVLALCDTRVHIPVLGDAESLNAAVAAGILMYRIALK is encoded by the coding sequence ATGACGAAAATCACGTCTACGAAAAGTGAGACCATCAAGCGGTTGAAACGGTTGATGACGAAAAAAGGCAGACAAGAGTCCGGGCAATTTCTTGTCGAGGGCGAGCATTTGGTCGACGAGGCGATTCGTGCCGGTCGTCTCGTTCAGTTGATCATGGGTGAATCATACTCGCCAAAGAACTCGTGGCGTCTAGATGAAATGCCTGTGCTCGAGTTATCGGACCACGTCGCCGATTTGTTGTCTGAGACGGAGAAGACGCAAGGCGTGTTCGCTGTCGTGAACATGTCCCCGGTCGAGCGGAAGATGAAGCACGTTCTCGTCCTCGATCGGATTCAAGACCCTGGTAACTTAGGGACGATGATTCGGACGGCTGATGCGGCCGGATTTGATACCGTCTTGCTCGGAAAAGGGACGGTCGACCCGTATAACGCCAAGGCGGTCCGGGCGACGCAAGGTTCACTGTTCCACGTGAACGTGAGCTCGGTCGATTTACTCGAGACGTTACCTGAATTAAAGAGTGAAGGCTTCCACGTGTACGGGACAGCCCTTTCAAAAGCGAAGTCATACGACCAAGTTGACTTCAACGAGAAAGTCGCTCTCGTCATCGGAAACGAGGCGCAAGGCGTTCACGCTGACGTCCTCGCCTTGTGTGACACGCGTGTCCATATCCCGGTGCTCGGTGACGCCGAATCACTCAACGCCGCGGTCGCGGCCGGGATTCTCATGTATCGCATCGCGCTAAAATAA
- the pheS gene encoding phenylalanine--tRNA ligase subunit alpha — protein MKEQLELLQQEALQEIGAASTQKTLNDVRIKYLGKKGPMTEVLRGMGKLSPEERPAVGELVNTVRTTIQDTLEARIEEVKAVELEAKLAAETIDVTLPGRTSLPGHTHLLQQIVDEMEDLFVGLGYTIAEGPEVETDLYNFEMLNLPKDHPARDMQDSFYVTDETLLRTHTSPVQARTMLEAGGQPIRIICPGKVYRRDEDDATHSHQFMQIEGLVIDEHISMADLKGTLESFVKQLFGETREIRLRPSFFPFTEPSVEVDISCFKCGGKGCNVCKKTGWIEILGAGMVHPRVLEMAGYDSTKMSGFAFGIGVERMAMLKHGVDDIRHFYTNDLRFIEQF, from the coding sequence ATGAAAGAACAGTTAGAGTTGTTACAACAAGAGGCGCTCCAAGAGATTGGGGCGGCATCGACACAAAAGACGTTGAACGACGTCCGCATCAAATATTTAGGCAAAAAGGGGCCGATGACCGAAGTGTTGCGCGGGATGGGGAAACTCTCACCTGAAGAACGACCTGCCGTCGGCGAACTCGTCAACACGGTCCGCACGACAATCCAAGATACGTTAGAGGCCCGGATCGAGGAAGTGAAGGCAGTCGAACTCGAAGCGAAACTCGCGGCGGAAACGATTGATGTCACGCTCCCAGGTCGGACGTCATTGCCAGGACACACGCATTTGCTTCAACAGATTGTCGATGAGATGGAAGATTTGTTCGTCGGCCTCGGCTATACGATCGCCGAAGGTCCGGAAGTCGAGACCGACTTGTATAACTTCGAGATGCTCAACCTCCCGAAAGACCATCCGGCCCGCGACATGCAGGATTCGTTCTATGTCACAGACGAGACGCTCCTCCGGACGCATACGTCCCCTGTACAGGCACGGACGATGCTCGAAGCAGGCGGACAGCCGATTCGCATCATCTGCCCGGGCAAAGTGTACCGCCGCGACGAGGATGACGCGACCCACTCGCATCAGTTCATGCAAATCGAAGGGCTCGTCATCGATGAGCATATCTCGATGGCTGATTTGAAAGGGACGCTCGAATCGTTCGTCAAGCAGTTGTTCGGTGAGACGCGTGAGATTCGTCTCCGTCCGAGTTTCTTCCCGTTCACCGAACCGTCAGTCGAAGTCGATATCTCTTGTTTCAAGTGCGGCGGCAAAGGCTGCAACGTCTGTAAGAAGACGGGCTGGATTGAGATCTTGGGTGCTGGGATGGTGCATCCACGTGTGCTCGAGATGGCAGGCTATGATTCGACGAAGATGTCTGGATTCGCATTCGGAATCGGTGTCGAACGGATGGCGATGTTAAAACATGGGGTGGACGATATTCGCCACTTCTATACAAACGACTTACGCTTCATCGAGCAATTCTAA